In the Sarcophilus harrisii chromosome 1, mSarHar1.11, whole genome shotgun sequence genome, one interval contains:
- the ATRIP gene encoding ATR-interacting protein isoform X2 — protein sequence MAGNSGNRFLGSKKRSPAQLQELRLPPGREPRERAPGGSPPSKRSKSLDLAELQETEDSFGYHEEFTADDLEEIDILASQALTQALDCKGLAAASPSGARSSGQSAGRPELPRNDGTTCALEIPNFSEQDGMSRSKNPSEKNREKILAKDISEFEKLKAQHEKLKEKMQAMQEEILIKNGEIKILRDSLHHTESNLEEKKRSHFLLEQEKIQALNDKEKEFSKKLQSLQSELQFKDAEMNELRTKLQNSGKASKATTTLSMSHVSPRKSPSRVIKPDACSPQMGKSSFPTKESFNANTSPPHPCQSSTHPYVLALSYREDSKTHSLGNESVKQEETQRNLTSSCIHRPNTQGSVLINLLLKQPLIPGVSLGLCHLLSSHPEAPAAFFHPPRSDSATSGMSSIQTTCSREGSFSASSLREAQSLAITGLNLIARDEGSSDEDLSEGNKRPSHVTQLCQLPGAVHLLPLVRYYIGLYHQTLQAVATMKRNSSGDSSACSSRVSSSRESSTEDSLSALEGFTVVALSILQHLVCYSEAVVQTLLSGRRRRDATDGEDPALGGSKNSVYKMSRKKTSENPVVEEQLAEDPEETVNSQEQHPLLKILLHLLSFSSAPAGHLQVRVLNQCLKVLVKLAENCAFDLLPRFQCVLSSHGLLQCLSSTAHLSAVLLTVHLLSLLVDHEKLAPQLCSQSETCLLLLLYMYITSRPDKTVVETQWFQLEQETVWFLAKIMQSPDSPISITGSDCQCSLEVVKALIVMLHRQWLTIRRLEGHVQMGQRKQMVRCLRDTLLLLHSLSQRDTLFHVHCMDVLHQYDQVIPGIQALLQGLPDKTNCEETALEDLCRTEPDLEDPEVDPS from the exons ATGGCCGGGAACTCGGGGAACCGCTTCCTGGGGAGCAAGAAAAGGAGCCCCGCGCAGCTGCAAGAGCTGCGGCTGCCCCCGGGCCGGGAGCCTCGGGAGCGCGCCCCGGGGGGGTCCCCGCCGAGTAAGCGGTCCAAGAGCCTGGACCTGGCCGAGCTCCAGGAGACGGAAGACTCCTTCGGCTACCACGAAGAGTTCACGGCCGACGACTTGGAGGAAATCGATATCCTGGCGTCCCAGGCTCTGACGCAAGCTCTAGACTGCAAGGGCCTGGCGGCGGCTTCCCCCTCGGGCGCGAGGAGCTCCGGTCAGAGCGCGGGCCGCCCGGAGCTCCCCAGAAATGACGGCACCACGTGCGCCTTGG AAATCCCTAATTTTTCTGAACAAGATGGAATGTCCAGAAGTAAAAATCcttcagagaaaaacagagaaaagattcTAGCTAAAGATATTTCTGAATTTGAAAAACTTAAAGCACAACAtgaaaaactaaaggaaaag ATGCAAGCAATGCAAGAGGAAATCCTtattaaaaatggagaaattaaaatcttACGAGACTCATTGCATCACACAGAGTCCAATCTAGAAGAAAAGAAACGGtcacattttcttcttgaacaggaaaaaattcaggcccttaatgacaaagaaaaagaattctccAAAAAG CTCCAGTCACTGCAGTCAGAACTTCAGTTTAAAGATGCTGAGATGAATGAATTGAGGACCAAGCTGCAAAACAGTGGAAAAGCCAGTAAAGCTACCACCACCCTATCCATGTCCCATGTCAG TCCTAGGAAAAGCCCTTCCAGAGTTATAAAGCCAGACGCTTGCTCTCCACAAATGGGAAAATCATCTTTTCCTACAAAGGAGTCGTTCAATGCCAACACATCCCCTCCCCATCCCTGTCAGTCATCCACACATCCCTATGTCTTGGCTCTATCCTACAGAGAGG aTAGTAAAACCCACAGTTTGGGAAATGAATCTGTAAAACAGGAGGAGACACAAAGAAATCTTACTTCCAGTTGTATTCATCGACCAAACACTCAAG GTTCTGTTTTGATAAACTTGCTTCTGAAGCAGCCTTTGATTCCAGGGGTATCACTAGGTCTGTGTCATCTTCTGAGCAGTCATCCTGAAGCCCCTGCTGCTTTCTTTCACCCTCCCAGATCAGACAG TGCTACATCAGGAATGTCAAGCATCCAGACCACATGTTCTAGAGAAGGCTCATTCTCTGCCTCATCCCTGAGAGAAGCACAGAGCCTGGCTATCACGGGACTAAACCTAATTGCCAGGGATGAAGGTTCATCTGATGAAGACCTCAGTGAGGGGAACAAGAGGCCCTCTCATGTCACTCAGCTCTGCCAGCTCCCGGGGGCTGTGCACCTTCTTCCCCTTGTTAGGTATTACATTGGCCTCTACCACCAGACTCTGCAGGCTGTAGCCACAATGAAAAGGAACAGTTCTGGGGACTCATCAGCTTGCTCCTCCCGAGTGAGCAGCAGCAGAGAGTCCAGCACAGAGGATTCCTTGTCAGCTCTAGAAGGGTTCACTGTGGTGGCCCTCAGCATTCTTCAGCACCTGGTGTGTTACAGTGAAGCTGTTGTTCAAACATTACTatcaggaagaagaagaagagatgcCACTGATGGAGAGGATCCTGCCTTAGGAGGGAGCAAGAACTCTGTGTACAAAATGAGTCGCAAGAAGACATCAGAAAACCCTGTAGTGGAAGAACAACTGGCAGAGGATCCAGAGGAGACTGTGAATAGCCAGGAGCAACATCCATTGTTGAAGATACTCCTTCACTTGTTGTCTTTCTCCTCTGCTCCAGCAGGTCACCTACAAGTTAGAGTCCTGAACCAGTGCCTTAAAGTTTTGGTGAAATTAGCTGAAAATTGTGCATTTGATTTATTGCCCAG GTTCCAGTGTGTGCTGAGCAGCCATGGCTTGCTCCAGTGCCTTTCCTCAACAGCCCATCTGTCAGCTGTCCTCCTGACTGTTCATCTTCTGTCTCTTCTTGTTGACCATGAGAAGTTAGCTCCTCAACTCTGCTCCCAATCAG aaacctGTCTTCTCCTCTTGCTATACATGTACATCACTTCAAGGCCAGATAAAACAGTTGTGGAGACACAGTGGTTTCAGCTGGAACAAGAG ACTGTGTGGTTCCTGGCCAAGATCATGCAGAGTCCTGACTCTCCTATCTCCATTACAGGATCTGACTGCCAGTGCAGCCTGGAG GTCGTCAAAGCACTCATAGTGATGTTACACAGACAATGGCTGACCATTCGGAGGTTGGAAGGTCATGTACAGATGGGCCAGAGGAAGCAGATGGTCCGGTGCCTTCGGGACACCTTGTTGTTATTGCACAGTCTGTCCCAGAGAGACACCCTATTCCATGTGCACTGCATGGATGTTCTCCACCAGTATGACCAGGTGATTCCGGGTATCCAAGCCCTTCTTCAAGGCCTCCCTGACAAGACAAACTGTGAAG AGACAGCTCTGGAAGACCTGTGCCGAACAGAACCAGACTTGGAAGACCCTGAGGTGGACCCTAGCTAA
- the ATRIP gene encoding ATR-interacting protein isoform X1, producing MAGNSGNRFLGSKKRSPAQLQELRLPPGREPRERAPGGSPPSKRSKSLDLAELQETEDSFGYHEEFTADDLEEIDILASQALTQALDCKGLAAASPSGARSSGQSAGRPELPRNDGTTCALEIPNFSEQDGMSRSKNPSEKNREKILAKDISEFEKLKAQHEKLKEKMQAMQEEILIKNGEIKILRDSLHHTESNLEEKKRSHFLLEQEKIQALNDKEKEFSKKLQSLQSELQFKDAEMNELRTKLQNSGKASKATTTLSMSHVSPRKSPSRVIKPDACSPQMGKSSFPTKESFNANTSPPHPCQSSTHPYVLALSYREDSKTHSLGNESVKQEETQRNLTSSCIHRPNTQGSVLINLLLKQPLIPGVSLGLCHLLSSHPEAPAAFFHPPRSDSATSGMSSIQTTCSREGSFSASSLREAQSLAITGLNLIARDEGSSDEDLSEGNKRPSHVTQLCQLPGAVHLLPLVRYYIGLYHQTLQAVATMKRNSSGDSSACSSRVSSSRESSTEDSLSALEGFTVVALSILQHLVCYSEAVVQTLLSGRRRRDATDGEDPALGGSKNSVYKMSRKKTSENPVVEEQLAEDPEETVNSQEQHPLLKILLHLLSFSSAPAGHLQVRVLNQCLKVLVKLAENCAFDLLPRFQCVLSSHGLLQCLSSTAHLSAVLLTVHLLSLLVDHEKLAPQLCSQSETCLLLLLYMYITSRPDKTVVETQWFQLEQETVWFLAKIMQSPDSPISITGSDCQCSLEVVKALIVMLHRQWLTIRRLEGHVQMGQRKQMVRCLRDTLLLLHSLSQRDTLFHVHCMDVLHQYDQVIPGIQALLQGLPDKTNCEGERMNLWTGQTEESITSQETSRKTTSCFVFLSHQR from the exons ATGGCCGGGAACTCGGGGAACCGCTTCCTGGGGAGCAAGAAAAGGAGCCCCGCGCAGCTGCAAGAGCTGCGGCTGCCCCCGGGCCGGGAGCCTCGGGAGCGCGCCCCGGGGGGGTCCCCGCCGAGTAAGCGGTCCAAGAGCCTGGACCTGGCCGAGCTCCAGGAGACGGAAGACTCCTTCGGCTACCACGAAGAGTTCACGGCCGACGACTTGGAGGAAATCGATATCCTGGCGTCCCAGGCTCTGACGCAAGCTCTAGACTGCAAGGGCCTGGCGGCGGCTTCCCCCTCGGGCGCGAGGAGCTCCGGTCAGAGCGCGGGCCGCCCGGAGCTCCCCAGAAATGACGGCACCACGTGCGCCTTGG AAATCCCTAATTTTTCTGAACAAGATGGAATGTCCAGAAGTAAAAATCcttcagagaaaaacagagaaaagattcTAGCTAAAGATATTTCTGAATTTGAAAAACTTAAAGCACAACAtgaaaaactaaaggaaaag ATGCAAGCAATGCAAGAGGAAATCCTtattaaaaatggagaaattaaaatcttACGAGACTCATTGCATCACACAGAGTCCAATCTAGAAGAAAAGAAACGGtcacattttcttcttgaacaggaaaaaattcaggcccttaatgacaaagaaaaagaattctccAAAAAG CTCCAGTCACTGCAGTCAGAACTTCAGTTTAAAGATGCTGAGATGAATGAATTGAGGACCAAGCTGCAAAACAGTGGAAAAGCCAGTAAAGCTACCACCACCCTATCCATGTCCCATGTCAG TCCTAGGAAAAGCCCTTCCAGAGTTATAAAGCCAGACGCTTGCTCTCCACAAATGGGAAAATCATCTTTTCCTACAAAGGAGTCGTTCAATGCCAACACATCCCCTCCCCATCCCTGTCAGTCATCCACACATCCCTATGTCTTGGCTCTATCCTACAGAGAGG aTAGTAAAACCCACAGTTTGGGAAATGAATCTGTAAAACAGGAGGAGACACAAAGAAATCTTACTTCCAGTTGTATTCATCGACCAAACACTCAAG GTTCTGTTTTGATAAACTTGCTTCTGAAGCAGCCTTTGATTCCAGGGGTATCACTAGGTCTGTGTCATCTTCTGAGCAGTCATCCTGAAGCCCCTGCTGCTTTCTTTCACCCTCCCAGATCAGACAG TGCTACATCAGGAATGTCAAGCATCCAGACCACATGTTCTAGAGAAGGCTCATTCTCTGCCTCATCCCTGAGAGAAGCACAGAGCCTGGCTATCACGGGACTAAACCTAATTGCCAGGGATGAAGGTTCATCTGATGAAGACCTCAGTGAGGGGAACAAGAGGCCCTCTCATGTCACTCAGCTCTGCCAGCTCCCGGGGGCTGTGCACCTTCTTCCCCTTGTTAGGTATTACATTGGCCTCTACCACCAGACTCTGCAGGCTGTAGCCACAATGAAAAGGAACAGTTCTGGGGACTCATCAGCTTGCTCCTCCCGAGTGAGCAGCAGCAGAGAGTCCAGCACAGAGGATTCCTTGTCAGCTCTAGAAGGGTTCACTGTGGTGGCCCTCAGCATTCTTCAGCACCTGGTGTGTTACAGTGAAGCTGTTGTTCAAACATTACTatcaggaagaagaagaagagatgcCACTGATGGAGAGGATCCTGCCTTAGGAGGGAGCAAGAACTCTGTGTACAAAATGAGTCGCAAGAAGACATCAGAAAACCCTGTAGTGGAAGAACAACTGGCAGAGGATCCAGAGGAGACTGTGAATAGCCAGGAGCAACATCCATTGTTGAAGATACTCCTTCACTTGTTGTCTTTCTCCTCTGCTCCAGCAGGTCACCTACAAGTTAGAGTCCTGAACCAGTGCCTTAAAGTTTTGGTGAAATTAGCTGAAAATTGTGCATTTGATTTATTGCCCAG GTTCCAGTGTGTGCTGAGCAGCCATGGCTTGCTCCAGTGCCTTTCCTCAACAGCCCATCTGTCAGCTGTCCTCCTGACTGTTCATCTTCTGTCTCTTCTTGTTGACCATGAGAAGTTAGCTCCTCAACTCTGCTCCCAATCAG aaacctGTCTTCTCCTCTTGCTATACATGTACATCACTTCAAGGCCAGATAAAACAGTTGTGGAGACACAGTGGTTTCAGCTGGAACAAGAG ACTGTGTGGTTCCTGGCCAAGATCATGCAGAGTCCTGACTCTCCTATCTCCATTACAGGATCTGACTGCCAGTGCAGCCTGGAG GTCGTCAAAGCACTCATAGTGATGTTACACAGACAATGGCTGACCATTCGGAGGTTGGAAGGTCATGTACAGATGGGCCAGAGGAAGCAGATGGTCCGGTGCCTTCGGGACACCTTGTTGTTATTGCACAGTCTGTCCCAGAGAGACACCCTATTCCATGTGCACTGCATGGATGTTCTCCACCAGTATGACCAGGTGATTCCGGGTATCCAAGCCCTTCTTCAAGGCCTCCCTGACAAGACAAACTGTGAAGGTGAGAGAATGAATCTGTGGACAGGCCAAACTGAAGAAAGTATCACTAGCCAGGAGACCTCCAGGAAAACCACCTCTTGCTTTGTCTTTCTGAGTCACCAACGGTAA
- the ATRIP gene encoding ATR-interacting protein isoform X3, translating into MTAPRAPWVKKPKARGLKRLANGNPAKIPNFSEQDGMSRSKNPSEKNREKILAKDISEFEKLKAQHEKLKEKMQAMQEEILIKNGEIKILRDSLHHTESNLEEKKRSHFLLEQEKIQALNDKEKEFSKKLQSLQSELQFKDAEMNELRTKLQNSGKASKATTTLSMSHVSPRKSPSRVIKPDACSPQMGKSSFPTKESFNANTSPPHPCQSSTHPYVLALSYREDSKTHSLGNESVKQEETQRNLTSSCIHRPNTQGSVLINLLLKQPLIPGVSLGLCHLLSSHPEAPAAFFHPPRSDSATSGMSSIQTTCSREGSFSASSLREAQSLAITGLNLIARDEGSSDEDLSEGNKRPSHVTQLCQLPGAVHLLPLVRYYIGLYHQTLQAVATMKRNSSGDSSACSSRVSSSRESSTEDSLSALEGFTVVALSILQHLVCYSEAVVQTLLSGRRRRDATDGEDPALGGSKNSVYKMSRKKTSENPVVEEQLAEDPEETVNSQEQHPLLKILLHLLSFSSAPAGHLQVRVLNQCLKVLVKLAENCAFDLLPRFQCVLSSHGLLQCLSSTAHLSAVLLTVHLLSLLVDHEKLAPQLCSQSETCLLLLLYMYITSRPDKTVVETQWFQLEQETVWFLAKIMQSPDSPISITGSDCQCSLEVVKALIVMLHRQWLTIRRLEGHVQMGQRKQMVRCLRDTLLLLHSLSQRDTLFHVHCMDVLHQYDQVIPGIQALLQGLPDKTNCEGERMNLWTGQTEESITSQETSRKTTSCFVFLSHQR; encoded by the exons ATGACGGCACCACGTGCGCCTTGG GTGAAGAAGCCTAAGGCCAGAGGTCTTAAGCGACTTGCCAATGGtaacccagcta AAATCCCTAATTTTTCTGAACAAGATGGAATGTCCAGAAGTAAAAATCcttcagagaaaaacagagaaaagattcTAGCTAAAGATATTTCTGAATTTGAAAAACTTAAAGCACAACAtgaaaaactaaaggaaaag ATGCAAGCAATGCAAGAGGAAATCCTtattaaaaatggagaaattaaaatcttACGAGACTCATTGCATCACACAGAGTCCAATCTAGAAGAAAAGAAACGGtcacattttcttcttgaacaggaaaaaattcaggcccttaatgacaaagaaaaagaattctccAAAAAG CTCCAGTCACTGCAGTCAGAACTTCAGTTTAAAGATGCTGAGATGAATGAATTGAGGACCAAGCTGCAAAACAGTGGAAAAGCCAGTAAAGCTACCACCACCCTATCCATGTCCCATGTCAG TCCTAGGAAAAGCCCTTCCAGAGTTATAAAGCCAGACGCTTGCTCTCCACAAATGGGAAAATCATCTTTTCCTACAAAGGAGTCGTTCAATGCCAACACATCCCCTCCCCATCCCTGTCAGTCATCCACACATCCCTATGTCTTGGCTCTATCCTACAGAGAGG aTAGTAAAACCCACAGTTTGGGAAATGAATCTGTAAAACAGGAGGAGACACAAAGAAATCTTACTTCCAGTTGTATTCATCGACCAAACACTCAAG GTTCTGTTTTGATAAACTTGCTTCTGAAGCAGCCTTTGATTCCAGGGGTATCACTAGGTCTGTGTCATCTTCTGAGCAGTCATCCTGAAGCCCCTGCTGCTTTCTTTCACCCTCCCAGATCAGACAG TGCTACATCAGGAATGTCAAGCATCCAGACCACATGTTCTAGAGAAGGCTCATTCTCTGCCTCATCCCTGAGAGAAGCACAGAGCCTGGCTATCACGGGACTAAACCTAATTGCCAGGGATGAAGGTTCATCTGATGAAGACCTCAGTGAGGGGAACAAGAGGCCCTCTCATGTCACTCAGCTCTGCCAGCTCCCGGGGGCTGTGCACCTTCTTCCCCTTGTTAGGTATTACATTGGCCTCTACCACCAGACTCTGCAGGCTGTAGCCACAATGAAAAGGAACAGTTCTGGGGACTCATCAGCTTGCTCCTCCCGAGTGAGCAGCAGCAGAGAGTCCAGCACAGAGGATTCCTTGTCAGCTCTAGAAGGGTTCACTGTGGTGGCCCTCAGCATTCTTCAGCACCTGGTGTGTTACAGTGAAGCTGTTGTTCAAACATTACTatcaggaagaagaagaagagatgcCACTGATGGAGAGGATCCTGCCTTAGGAGGGAGCAAGAACTCTGTGTACAAAATGAGTCGCAAGAAGACATCAGAAAACCCTGTAGTGGAAGAACAACTGGCAGAGGATCCAGAGGAGACTGTGAATAGCCAGGAGCAACATCCATTGTTGAAGATACTCCTTCACTTGTTGTCTTTCTCCTCTGCTCCAGCAGGTCACCTACAAGTTAGAGTCCTGAACCAGTGCCTTAAAGTTTTGGTGAAATTAGCTGAAAATTGTGCATTTGATTTATTGCCCAG GTTCCAGTGTGTGCTGAGCAGCCATGGCTTGCTCCAGTGCCTTTCCTCAACAGCCCATCTGTCAGCTGTCCTCCTGACTGTTCATCTTCTGTCTCTTCTTGTTGACCATGAGAAGTTAGCTCCTCAACTCTGCTCCCAATCAG aaacctGTCTTCTCCTCTTGCTATACATGTACATCACTTCAAGGCCAGATAAAACAGTTGTGGAGACACAGTGGTTTCAGCTGGAACAAGAG ACTGTGTGGTTCCTGGCCAAGATCATGCAGAGTCCTGACTCTCCTATCTCCATTACAGGATCTGACTGCCAGTGCAGCCTGGAG GTCGTCAAAGCACTCATAGTGATGTTACACAGACAATGGCTGACCATTCGGAGGTTGGAAGGTCATGTACAGATGGGCCAGAGGAAGCAGATGGTCCGGTGCCTTCGGGACACCTTGTTGTTATTGCACAGTCTGTCCCAGAGAGACACCCTATTCCATGTGCACTGCATGGATGTTCTCCACCAGTATGACCAGGTGATTCCGGGTATCCAAGCCCTTCTTCAAGGCCTCCCTGACAAGACAAACTGTGAAGGTGAGAGAATGAATCTGTGGACAGGCCAAACTGAAGAAAGTATCACTAGCCAGGAGACCTCCAGGAAAACCACCTCTTGCTTTGTCTTTCTGAGTCACCAACGGTAA
- the ATRIP gene encoding ATR-interacting protein isoform X4, with product MSRSKNPSEKNREKILAKDISEFEKLKAQHEKLKEKMQAMQEEILIKNGEIKILRDSLHHTESNLEEKKRSHFLLEQEKIQALNDKEKEFSKKLQSLQSELQFKDAEMNELRTKLQNSGKASKATTTLSMSHVSPRKSPSRVIKPDACSPQMGKSSFPTKESFNANTSPPHPCQSSTHPYVLALSYREDSKTHSLGNESVKQEETQRNLTSSCIHRPNTQGSVLINLLLKQPLIPGVSLGLCHLLSSHPEAPAAFFHPPRSDSATSGMSSIQTTCSREGSFSASSLREAQSLAITGLNLIARDEGSSDEDLSEGNKRPSHVTQLCQLPGAVHLLPLVRYYIGLYHQTLQAVATMKRNSSGDSSACSSRVSSSRESSTEDSLSALEGFTVVALSILQHLVCYSEAVVQTLLSGRRRRDATDGEDPALGGSKNSVYKMSRKKTSENPVVEEQLAEDPEETVNSQEQHPLLKILLHLLSFSSAPAGHLQVRVLNQCLKVLVKLAENCAFDLLPRFQCVLSSHGLLQCLSSTAHLSAVLLTVHLLSLLVDHEKLAPQLCSQSETCLLLLLYMYITSRPDKTVVETQWFQLEQETVWFLAKIMQSPDSPISITGSDCQCSLEVVKALIVMLHRQWLTIRRLEGHVQMGQRKQMVRCLRDTLLLLHSLSQRDTLFHVHCMDVLHQYDQVIPGIQALLQGLPDKTNCEGERMNLWTGQTEESITSQETSRKTTSCFVFLSHQR from the exons ATGTCCAGAAGTAAAAATCcttcagagaaaaacagagaaaagattcTAGCTAAAGATATTTCTGAATTTGAAAAACTTAAAGCACAACAtgaaaaactaaaggaaaag ATGCAAGCAATGCAAGAGGAAATCCTtattaaaaatggagaaattaaaatcttACGAGACTCATTGCATCACACAGAGTCCAATCTAGAAGAAAAGAAACGGtcacattttcttcttgaacaggaaaaaattcaggcccttaatgacaaagaaaaagaattctccAAAAAG CTCCAGTCACTGCAGTCAGAACTTCAGTTTAAAGATGCTGAGATGAATGAATTGAGGACCAAGCTGCAAAACAGTGGAAAAGCCAGTAAAGCTACCACCACCCTATCCATGTCCCATGTCAG TCCTAGGAAAAGCCCTTCCAGAGTTATAAAGCCAGACGCTTGCTCTCCACAAATGGGAAAATCATCTTTTCCTACAAAGGAGTCGTTCAATGCCAACACATCCCCTCCCCATCCCTGTCAGTCATCCACACATCCCTATGTCTTGGCTCTATCCTACAGAGAGG aTAGTAAAACCCACAGTTTGGGAAATGAATCTGTAAAACAGGAGGAGACACAAAGAAATCTTACTTCCAGTTGTATTCATCGACCAAACACTCAAG GTTCTGTTTTGATAAACTTGCTTCTGAAGCAGCCTTTGATTCCAGGGGTATCACTAGGTCTGTGTCATCTTCTGAGCAGTCATCCTGAAGCCCCTGCTGCTTTCTTTCACCCTCCCAGATCAGACAG TGCTACATCAGGAATGTCAAGCATCCAGACCACATGTTCTAGAGAAGGCTCATTCTCTGCCTCATCCCTGAGAGAAGCACAGAGCCTGGCTATCACGGGACTAAACCTAATTGCCAGGGATGAAGGTTCATCTGATGAAGACCTCAGTGAGGGGAACAAGAGGCCCTCTCATGTCACTCAGCTCTGCCAGCTCCCGGGGGCTGTGCACCTTCTTCCCCTTGTTAGGTATTACATTGGCCTCTACCACCAGACTCTGCAGGCTGTAGCCACAATGAAAAGGAACAGTTCTGGGGACTCATCAGCTTGCTCCTCCCGAGTGAGCAGCAGCAGAGAGTCCAGCACAGAGGATTCCTTGTCAGCTCTAGAAGGGTTCACTGTGGTGGCCCTCAGCATTCTTCAGCACCTGGTGTGTTACAGTGAAGCTGTTGTTCAAACATTACTatcaggaagaagaagaagagatgcCACTGATGGAGAGGATCCTGCCTTAGGAGGGAGCAAGAACTCTGTGTACAAAATGAGTCGCAAGAAGACATCAGAAAACCCTGTAGTGGAAGAACAACTGGCAGAGGATCCAGAGGAGACTGTGAATAGCCAGGAGCAACATCCATTGTTGAAGATACTCCTTCACTTGTTGTCTTTCTCCTCTGCTCCAGCAGGTCACCTACAAGTTAGAGTCCTGAACCAGTGCCTTAAAGTTTTGGTGAAATTAGCTGAAAATTGTGCATTTGATTTATTGCCCAG GTTCCAGTGTGTGCTGAGCAGCCATGGCTTGCTCCAGTGCCTTTCCTCAACAGCCCATCTGTCAGCTGTCCTCCTGACTGTTCATCTTCTGTCTCTTCTTGTTGACCATGAGAAGTTAGCTCCTCAACTCTGCTCCCAATCAG aaacctGTCTTCTCCTCTTGCTATACATGTACATCACTTCAAGGCCAGATAAAACAGTTGTGGAGACACAGTGGTTTCAGCTGGAACAAGAG ACTGTGTGGTTCCTGGCCAAGATCATGCAGAGTCCTGACTCTCCTATCTCCATTACAGGATCTGACTGCCAGTGCAGCCTGGAG GTCGTCAAAGCACTCATAGTGATGTTACACAGACAATGGCTGACCATTCGGAGGTTGGAAGGTCATGTACAGATGGGCCAGAGGAAGCAGATGGTCCGGTGCCTTCGGGACACCTTGTTGTTATTGCACAGTCTGTCCCAGAGAGACACCCTATTCCATGTGCACTGCATGGATGTTCTCCACCAGTATGACCAGGTGATTCCGGGTATCCAAGCCCTTCTTCAAGGCCTCCCTGACAAGACAAACTGTGAAGGTGAGAGAATGAATCTGTGGACAGGCCAAACTGAAGAAAGTATCACTAGCCAGGAGACCTCCAGGAAAACCACCTCTTGCTTTGTCTTTCTGAGTCACCAACGGTAA